From the genome of Labedella gwakjiensis:
CGAGAGCGCCTCCCAATCGAGGGTCTCGTGCCCGGGCTCTCCCACGCGCACGACGATCTCGCCGTCGAGCACACAGCCGCGGGGGAGCCGCTCCGCGAGCGCGGCGACGAGCTCGGGGAAGTACCGTGTGAGCGGCTTCGATCCGCGGCTGCCGAGCTCGACGTTCCCCTCGGCGTCGACGTACACGATGCTCCGGAACCCGTCCCACTTCGGTTCGTACGAGAGCCCGCCCTCCACGCGGTCTGGCTCCGGGACGGCATCGACCGCCTTCGCGAGCATGGGGGAGACGGGGTCGTCGATCGTGAGCGGCATGCGACCATCCTGTCCCCGCCGGACCGCGCCCGCCAGGGGGTCGGGTCGGTGCGAGGCAAGGCCCCGGGTGTTGTCGGGGGCCGGCCGTAGACTGGCGCACCGCCGGCTCGTCGTAACCGGACGCCCACCTGAGAACCGGAGGTCCCGTGCCGCTCGATCCCTTCTTCGCCGACCGACTCCGCACCCACCGCGCCTATCTCGTGCGTTCGACCCTCCAGGGCTTCGCGAAGCGCCGCGGGTGGCCGTGGCTATCGCGGCTTGCGCTGCGTATCGCCCCACCTCCCGCCGCGTCGAGTGCCGGGACGGTAGCCCCATCGGGAGCCGCCGCGGAGAAGGGCGGTGTCGGCGCGGCTGTCACGCAGGGGAGCACGCCAGCCGCCGCCAAGCCAGCCGCCGCGAAGAAGTCGGCCCCGAAGAAGACGACGCGGAAGAAGCCGAAGAAGAAGCCCACGCGCGCCTCGCACCGGAAGGCCGCCATCGCGTGGGACGCGACGGAGCTCGACGCCGTGGGCCAGGCCGGGCCCGACGTGCGCATCGAGGAGCACACGGTCTCGGTGCCGGGTCGACCCGACGTGCGTGTCCGCATCTACTACCCGGACCTCGGGAGCGCCCCGAACGACGACGACCGCGCGGCGGTCCCCGCGACCCTCGCCTTCTACGGTGGCGGGTTCCGCATCGGCGGCATCGACTACCCCACGACGGACGCGGGGTTCCGGCTGCGGGCGTTCGACGCCGGCGTCGCCGTGGTCGCGGTCGACTATGCCCTCGCGCCCGAGCACAAGTTCCCGGCGGCTGTCGAGCAAGGGGGCGCCGCGCTCGGCTGGCTCGCCGACAACGCGTCTCGTCTCGGCATCGACGGGAAGCGGCTCGCGATCTCCGGGATCTCCGCCGGCGGAAACATCGCCGCCTCTGTCGCCCTCGCCAACCGCGACGGCCGGAACGTGCCCCTGCGGCTCCAGCTCCTCGAGGTGCCCGTCGTGGACCTCACGGGGCGGCACATCGACTTCGCGCCCGTGCGGGCCATGGGGGTGCCCACGATCTTCGCGATTCGCGAGATGCGTTCCGTGGCGCGCACGTATCTGCCGAACCCGTCGGATGCCCGCAACCCGCTCGCCTCCCCGCTGCTCGCGCCGTCGCACGCCGGCCTGCCGCCTGCCCACATCCTCA
Proteins encoded in this window:
- a CDS encoding alpha/beta hydrolase, which translates into the protein MPLDPFFADRLRTHRAYLVRSTLQGFAKRRGWPWLSRLALRIAPPPAASSAGTVAPSGAAAEKGGVGAAVTQGSTPAAAKPAAAKKSAPKKTTRKKPKKKPTRASHRKAAIAWDATELDAVGQAGPDVRIEEHTVSVPGRPDVRVRIYYPDLGSAPNDDDRAAVPATLAFYGGGFRIGGIDYPTTDAGFRLRAFDAGVAVVAVDYALAPEHKFPAAVEQGGAALGWLADNASRLGIDGKRLAISGISAGGNIAASVALANRDGRNVPLRLQLLEVPVVDLTGRHIDFAPVRAMGVPTIFAIREMRSVARTYLPNPSDARNPLASPLLAPSHAGLPPAHILTAEFDALRGEGAAYGAKIRADGGDATVVRYLGMTHDTPIFLGAVPAARRWHRDVVTALRTLHDD